The proteins below come from a single Chryseobacterium nepalense genomic window:
- a CDS encoding T9SS type A sorting domain-containing protein — MKKTILFSILLLPLMAYSQIPVWVNSFDTPDDLQGWTFFNGNGNSNQWQQGNNIYYNGTALTYGASGVLRYSINLVPTGTAANFSTENDWIISPEIDLTGASGTITLAAYISRQRTTHTIVGRDLWIFTSTPQKPVPTVADFQAMTVDGNGNTITSPYTIIAGNTANPWPSTDLTQSAESLVNLSSFAGKKIYIGFWSNRITSGLNVQNINIDEIGIYASSFVLGTKESAAQKTLTKVKENPVSEFLQLKLNPVLNENSVVVSVYNMSGQKVLMSKYSKNINVTALSSGTYVAEVSDGKIAERLKFIKK, encoded by the coding sequence ATGAAAAAAACAATTTTATTTTCTATTCTGCTTCTGCCGCTGATGGCTTATTCTCAGATTCCTGTATGGGTAAATTCTTTTGATACCCCTGATGATCTTCAGGGATGGACGTTTTTTAACGGAAATGGAAACAGCAACCAATGGCAGCAGGGAAATAATATTTACTACAACGGAACGGCTCTTACATATGGTGCTTCAGGGGTTTTAAGATATTCCATTAATCTTGTGCCTACTGGTACAGCTGCCAATTTTTCTACGGAGAATGACTGGATTATTTCGCCTGAAATCGATTTAACAGGAGCTTCAGGAACGATCACTCTTGCAGCCTATATCAGCAGACAGAGAACAACCCATACTATTGTAGGGAGAGATCTTTGGATTTTTACCAGCACCCCTCAGAAACCGGTTCCTACCGTTGCAGATTTCCAGGCAATGACGGTAGACGGAAACGGTAACACCATTACAAGCCCATATACCATTATCGCCGGAAATACGGCGAATCCGTGGCCTTCTACAGATTTAACACAGTCTGCGGAAAGTTTAGTGAACCTTTCAAGCTTTGCTGGAAAGAAAATTTATATCGGTTTCTGGTCAAATAGAATTACTTCAGGACTGAACGTTCAGAATATCAATATTGATGAGATAGGAATTTATGCATCCTCATTTGTTCTTGGGACAAAAGAATCAGCAGCACAAAAAACACTTACGAAAGTAAAGGAAAATCCTGTTTCCGAATTTTTGCAGCTTAAGCTTAATCCGGTATTGAATGAAAATTCGGTTGTGGTAAGCGTTTACAATATGTCAGGACAAAAAGTTTTGATGTCAAAGTATTCAAAAAACATTAATGTTACAGCTTTATCTTCAGGAACATATGTGGCAGAAGTATCCGATGGTAAAATAGCGGAAAGACTGAAGTTTATTAAAAAATAA
- a CDS encoding S41 family peptidase translates to MKDFFKIQFLWVMMLSAFTVSCNRTDDDAPDFPEGTTEYTNRWIQDSMRRYYYWADQMPAKPDYHLSTKDFFKSLLSSQDRFSFIVNTADPNTYPKSVRNLFGFDYAILQLSGGEIVTVVKLVLKNSPASNSGLERGMVIKKINGQAITASNAKQLTESISSKTVIDLTVGNWQNGSVINEKNVTVYYGYSLEQPLLSKIFEQNGKKTGYLYMYDFPDGMTSALNQKFSEFKSSGIQELILDLRYNYGGSVSSAAALCAMIPSGISANSKFIIYKGNKNGGELSRTFSQQMAYDPGALSFDALHAHSLGLNRVYVLTSGSTASAAEIVINNLKPYMEVIQVGEATLGKDMAGFIIEDKRKPKKITWQLHPVIYKVFNANEEGGYINGISPQFAVNEFNNLPLMPLGDPAEALLSSVLNKIYSKQGNTNADENEIKVLFQSDSPAAGFSGLNFK, encoded by the coding sequence ATGAAAGATTTTTTTAAAATTCAGTTTTTGTGGGTAATGATGTTGTCAGCTTTCACGGTTTCTTGTAACCGGACGGATGATGACGCGCCGGACTTCCCGGAAGGAACTACGGAATATACCAACCGCTGGATTCAGGATAGCATGCGCCGGTATTATTATTGGGCAGATCAAATGCCTGCAAAACCGGACTATCATCTTTCTACAAAGGACTTTTTTAAAAGCTTATTATCATCGCAGGACCGCTTTTCTTTCATTGTTAATACTGCTGATCCCAATACATATCCGAAATCTGTACGGAACTTATTCGGTTTCGATTACGCGATCCTGCAGTTGTCAGGAGGTGAAATAGTAACGGTAGTTAAACTGGTTTTAAAAAATTCTCCTGCTTCCAACTCAGGCTTGGAACGTGGAATGGTGATCAAAAAAATAAACGGACAAGCCATCACTGCTTCCAATGCGAAACAATTGACGGAATCCATTTCAAGCAAAACCGTTATTGATCTGACAGTCGGAAACTGGCAGAACGGATCTGTTATTAATGAAAAAAATGTAACGGTATATTACGGTTATTCTCTTGAACAGCCGCTACTCTCCAAAATTTTTGAGCAGAACGGTAAAAAAACCGGTTATCTTTACATGTATGATTTTCCGGATGGAATGACTTCCGCTCTGAACCAGAAGTTCAGTGAATTCAAATCATCAGGGATTCAGGAACTTATTTTAGATCTCCGCTACAATTACGGAGGTTCTGTTTCCTCTGCAGCAGCACTGTGTGCAATGATACCTTCAGGAATTTCAGCGAATTCCAAGTTCATTATCTATAAAGGTAATAAGAACGGTGGTGAACTCAGCAGAACCTTTTCCCAGCAAATGGCCTATGATCCCGGTGCACTATCTTTTGATGCTTTGCATGCCCATTCCTTAGGCTTAAACAGAGTGTATGTGCTGACTTCGGGAAGTACAGCATCCGCCGCTGAAATTGTAATCAATAATCTTAAGCCGTACATGGAAGTAATTCAGGTAGGAGAGGCTACTTTAGGAAAAGATATGGCCGGATTTATCATTGAGGATAAAAGAAAACCGAAAAAAATTACATGGCAGCTTCATCCTGTTATTTATAAAGTGTTCAATGCCAATGAAGAGGGTGGTTATATCAACGGTATAAGTCCGCAATTTGCTGTCAATGAATTTAATAATTTACCGTTAATGCCTTTAGGCGATCCTGCTGAAGCTTTACTTTCATCTGTTCTGAATAAAATCTATTCTAAGCAGGGAAATACGAATGCTGATGAAAATGAAATTAAAGTTTTATTTCAGAGTGACAGTCCGGCAGCGGGATTTTCAGGGTTAAATTTTAAATAA
- a CDS encoding FAD/NAD(P)-binding protein, translated as MMHQLLQNRSIDMEKIDSIGIVGGGPAALFVVKHLISENIYPQTLYIFEKNTRIGAGMPYSQEGAAKEHVANVSANELPELPETFSSFIQRKPYPHHPDFSDYRDINEYKVIPRLILGDYLEEQFKILLNTARKKGVTVKVFTETTVIDIRKKDHLFEIITGGDDIYECSATIICTGHHWPKKFEGNKNGWYDSPYPPSKFSSPTNYPIAIRGTSLTAVDAIKTLARLNGTFSEKDNEMIYTLHENSSNFSLTLFSKRGYLPALRFHSEGSAFSEGWIMSQEEIYEYKEKNGGFVDLNYVFERNFKQPLRKKNEKFYNEIKDLTIEQFVEKMLALREELDSFELFKAEYYEAQKSIERHQTIAWKETLSAFSYAINYPAKHFSAEDMIRMKKTLLPLISVIIASLPQSSYREIIALYNQGLISLVSVDDESYVEPHQEEGAIYHYTDHHSGEAKSDHYRMYVDAVGQQPVQFNDIPFKTLREEGLISSGYLKFKDTSTGKTQFEKGNKKILKIEPENYYLRVDGLNINDYFQALDYYGRATQNLFIMTVPYIAGLNPDYSGLDFCDTAGKRVATCLKSGIIADQIVS; from the coding sequence ATGATGCATCAATTACTGCAAAATAGAAGTATAGATATGGAAAAAATCGACAGTATAGGAATTGTCGGGGGCGGACCGGCAGCATTATTTGTTGTCAAACATCTGATCTCCGAAAATATATATCCCCAGACATTATATATTTTTGAAAAAAACACGAGAATAGGCGCAGGAATGCCTTACAGCCAAGAAGGTGCAGCCAAAGAACATGTAGCTAACGTTTCTGCCAATGAACTTCCTGAGCTTCCCGAAACTTTTTCATCATTTATCCAAAGAAAGCCTTATCCGCATCATCCTGATTTCTCAGATTATCGCGATATCAATGAATATAAAGTGATCCCGAGGTTAATATTAGGCGATTATCTGGAAGAACAATTCAAAATACTTCTGAATACTGCCAGAAAAAAAGGTGTTACAGTAAAAGTGTTCACCGAAACGACAGTTATTGATATCCGCAAAAAAGATCATCTTTTTGAAATTATTACAGGTGGGGATGATATCTATGAGTGCTCGGCAACAATTATCTGTACCGGACATCACTGGCCTAAAAAATTTGAAGGAAATAAAAACGGATGGTACGATTCTCCTTATCCGCCGTCAAAATTTTCTTCGCCAACCAATTACCCGATTGCCATACGCGGAACTTCTCTCACAGCGGTTGATGCTATTAAAACACTTGCGAGACTTAACGGAACATTTAGTGAAAAAGATAATGAGATGATCTATACTTTACATGAAAACAGCAGTAATTTTTCCCTTACCTTATTTTCAAAAAGAGGGTATCTTCCTGCGCTTCGATTTCATTCTGAGGGAAGTGCTTTTTCAGAGGGGTGGATTATGTCTCAGGAAGAAATTTATGAATACAAAGAAAAAAACGGAGGTTTTGTAGATTTAAATTATGTATTTGAACGCAATTTCAAGCAGCCGCTCCGTAAAAAAAATGAAAAATTTTATAATGAAATTAAAGACCTCACCATTGAACAGTTTGTAGAAAAAATGCTGGCTTTGCGTGAGGAACTGGACAGTTTCGAGCTTTTTAAAGCAGAATATTACGAAGCACAAAAATCAATCGAAAGACACCAGACCATCGCTTGGAAAGAAACACTTTCGGCATTCAGCTATGCGATTAATTATCCGGCCAAGCATTTTTCGGCAGAAGATATGATCAGGATGAAAAAAACGCTGCTTCCTCTTATTTCGGTGATTATTGCATCATTACCACAGTCCTCATACAGGGAAATTATTGCTTTATATAATCAGGGACTCATCAGTCTTGTCAGCGTAGATGATGAGAGCTATGTAGAACCCCATCAGGAAGAAGGTGCAATATATCATTATACCGATCATCATTCAGGAGAAGCAAAATCAGATCATTACAGAATGTATGTTGATGCTGTGGGACAGCAGCCGGTACAATTCAATGATATTCCTTTCAAAACACTTCGTGAAGAAGGATTAATCAGTTCCGGATATCTTAAGTTTAAAGATACAAGTACAGGAAAAACGCAGTTTGAAAAAGGCAATAAAAAAATCCTGAAAATCGAACCGGAAAACTATTATCTTCGTGTGGATGGACTGAATATCAACGATTATTTCCAGGCACTTGATTATTACGGAAGGGCAACACAAAATCTTTTTATTATGACCGTGCCATACATTGCAGGACTCAATCCGGATTATTCGGGTCTTGATTTTTGTGATACCGCGGGAAAAAGAGTGGCAACCTGTTTAAAATCAGGAATAATTGCTGACCAAATCGTTTCTTAA
- a CDS encoding serine hydrolase domain-containing protein produces the protein MKKFLSVFIAVISAFIAVICLSGYHFIFKVFALNIKKGPITPSSDDAEKFSSRSIPNKNPEPWQKSISYNSATIPETILKELKKTRASSLIVIRNNEIIHEKYWKDHNSSSLMNSFSMAKGILSLLVGCAIDDGYLQSEHQFLSSIFPSYKNNKYGKHITLYHLMTMQAGLDWKEEYHHPFSENSKQYFVEDLAQQAFETECKEMPGQHYEYQSVAAQLLGLALRKATQKDLATYLSEKIWKPLGMESPAKWSIDKKGVEKAFCCIHARSRDFAKIGQLVMQNGSWKGKQIISEEYCKRMLTPTKINDAFGFTIWADDEDSLQYRFFYGFLGQFIIMIPEKQMVIVKTGFYNRLEVDQKKRPLQVKLFAEEFSKMI, from the coding sequence ATGAAAAAATTTCTGTCTGTATTCATCGCCGTAATATCAGCATTTATTGCTGTAATCTGTCTTTCAGGTTACCATTTTATATTTAAAGTGTTTGCCCTGAATATCAAAAAAGGTCCGATAACACCATCAAGCGATGATGCAGAAAAGTTTTCATCCAGAAGCATTCCGAATAAAAATCCCGAGCCCTGGCAAAAATCAATATCGTACAACTCTGCTACAATTCCGGAAACTATTCTTAAAGAGCTGAAAAAAACAAGAGCCTCATCCCTTATTGTTATCCGAAATAACGAAATCATTCACGAAAAATATTGGAAAGACCACAATTCTTCATCCCTGATGAATTCTTTTTCAATGGCTAAGGGTATTCTTTCATTATTGGTGGGATGTGCCATTGACGACGGCTATCTTCAGTCGGAACACCAGTTTCTATCATCAATTTTTCCATCCTATAAAAACAATAAATACGGTAAGCATATTACCTTATACCATCTCATGACCATGCAGGCCGGACTGGACTGGAAGGAAGAATACCACCACCCTTTTTCTGAAAATTCAAAACAATATTTTGTTGAAGATCTTGCCCAACAGGCTTTTGAAACTGAATGTAAAGAAATGCCGGGTCAGCATTATGAATATCAAAGCGTTGCTGCACAGCTTCTTGGTCTTGCGTTAAGAAAAGCCACACAAAAAGATCTTGCCACCTATCTTTCTGAAAAAATATGGAAACCTCTGGGTATGGAATCTCCCGCAAAATGGAGCATTGATAAAAAAGGTGTAGAAAAAGCATTCTGCTGCATTCATGCCAGATCAAGAGATTTTGCTAAAATTGGTCAGCTGGTGATGCAGAATGGAAGCTGGAAAGGAAAACAAATCATCAGCGAAGAATACTGCAAAAGAATGTTGACACCAACGAAAATAAATGACGCATTTGGCTTTACCATCTGGGCAGATGATGAAGATTCTTTACAATACCGGTTTTTCTACGGCTTTTTAGGCCAGTTTATCATTATGATTCCTGAAAAACAAATGGTTATTGTAAAAACCGGATTTTACAACAGACTGGAAGTGGATCAAAAGAAACGGCCGCTTCAGGTAAAACTTTTCGCCGAAGAATTTTCAAAGATGATCTAG
- a CDS encoding helix-turn-helix domain-containing protein, with amino-acid sequence MKQDIKTLQLYHLEKVHYLKNEVLILPVALLFDKMNVNKHWRNRFYSIFLFKEAKGSVIIDDHLYELKKDSLLFLNYNQVYYFNPSWVPEGYVILFTKSFYNHVYTGNKLIRSDTAMAEMPQMIDLGASSVAEFWQQFYIIRKEYGRNRMFAKEMICMQLKIFILRYIRASKIIKEYSLPADHKKEIVARFSELVNQFYKELKTTAPYAEKLNLSPNYLNMLIKQHLALSAGQLIKNRVILEAERLLLHTHLSVTEISYELGFSDNSHFGKYFKSATNKSPKIFRTENKIQKS; translated from the coding sequence GTGAAACAGGATATCAAAACACTGCAACTGTATCATCTGGAGAAAGTACATTATCTGAAAAATGAAGTACTGATTCTCCCTGTTGCTTTGTTATTTGATAAAATGAACGTTAATAAACATTGGCGAAACCGTTTTTATTCTATTTTTTTGTTTAAAGAAGCAAAAGGTTCGGTAATCATTGATGATCATTTGTATGAATTGAAAAAAGACAGTCTCCTCTTCCTTAATTACAATCAGGTATATTATTTTAATCCTTCATGGGTTCCCGAAGGCTATGTGATATTATTTACAAAATCCTTTTACAATCATGTTTATACCGGCAATAAGCTCATCAGAAGCGACACCGCAATGGCGGAAATGCCACAGATGATAGATCTTGGTGCATCATCTGTAGCGGAGTTCTGGCAGCAATTTTATATCATCAGAAAAGAATACGGCAGAAACCGGATGTTTGCAAAAGAAATGATCTGTATGCAGCTTAAGATATTCATATTAAGATACATAAGAGCTTCTAAAATAATAAAAGAATACAGCCTGCCTGCCGATCATAAAAAAGAAATTGTTGCCAGGTTTTCAGAGCTTGTCAATCAGTTTTATAAAGAACTGAAAACAACTGCTCCCTATGCAGAAAAATTAAATCTTAGTCCTAATTATTTAAACATGCTTATTAAGCAACATCTTGCCCTAAGTGCAGGACAGCTTATAAAAAACAGGGTAATTCTGGAAGCAGAAAGGCTGTTGCTCCACACCCATCTATCCGTTACTGAAATTTCTTACGAACTCGGTTTTAGCGACAATTCACATTTCGGAAAATATTTTAAGTCTGCCACCAACAAATCTCCCAAAATCTTTCGTACAGAAAATAAAATTCAAAAATCCTGA
- a CDS encoding alanine racemase → MSYITLNTEKLAQNYDFLNHLFDRHEIEWAVVAKLLCGNEIFLKSLLSVIDTDICDSRLSNLKKIKELSPETKTVYIKPPAKRLAASIVKYADVSFNSEIETIKALSEEAFKQDKIHRIVIMIEMGELREGIMADSLPDFYAEVLKFPNIEVSGIGTNLKCLNGILPDREKLNRLVNYRRNTEKIFKKKIPYISAGSSVTIPLISKGKVPDGINHFRVGESLFFGTDVFNDTYIKGMHKDVFTLTAEVIEMIEKPMVPTGRVGKNLTGESPEYDEKDRDKTSVRAIVDLGVLDIDVKQVYPLSEGIEVLGASSDMMILNITDDKKDLKVGDEINFGVSYLAVLRAMNSDYVDKKVVNSLKMKKKSEKAEV, encoded by the coding sequence ATGTCTTATATCACTCTAAATACAGAAAAGCTTGCGCAGAATTATGATTTTTTAAATCATCTTTTTGACAGGCATGAAATAGAATGGGCAGTTGTTGCCAAACTTCTCTGCGGAAACGAAATCTTCCTGAAGAGTCTTCTTTCAGTAATAGATACGGATATCTGTGATTCGCGTCTCAGCAATCTGAAAAAAATCAAGGAACTTTCCCCTGAAACCAAAACTGTTTACATAAAACCTCCGGCAAAACGTCTTGCAGCAAGTATTGTAAAATATGCAGATGTAAGTTTCAATTCAGAAATTGAAACCATAAAAGCACTTTCAGAAGAAGCTTTCAAACAAGACAAAATTCACCGTATCGTCATTATGATAGAGATGGGTGAGCTTCGGGAAGGTATTATGGCAGATTCTCTTCCTGATTTTTATGCGGAAGTTTTAAAGTTTCCCAATATTGAAGTTTCAGGAATCGGAACCAATCTCAAATGTCTTAACGGCATTCTTCCGGACCGGGAAAAACTCAATCGTCTTGTCAATTACAGAAGAAACACTGAGAAGATTTTTAAAAAGAAAATTCCATACATCAGTGCAGGTTCATCCGTAACGATTCCTTTGATCAGCAAGGGCAAAGTTCCGGACGGAATCAATCATTTCCGGGTTGGAGAAAGTCTTTTCTTCGGAACCGATGTCTTTAATGATACTTACATTAAAGGAATGCACAAGGATGTTTTTACCCTGACGGCGGAAGTAATTGAAATGATTGAAAAACCCATGGTTCCTACCGGAAGAGTGGGAAAAAATCTTACCGGTGAAAGTCCGGAATACGATGAAAAAGACAGAGATAAGACTTCTGTAAGGGCCATTGTAGATCTTGGCGTTCTTGATATTGATGTGAAGCAGGTATATCCTCTCTCTGAAGGGATTGAAGTGTTGGGAGCAAGCTCAGACATGATGATTCTGAATATCACCGATGATAAAAAAGATTTAAAAGTTGGCGACGAAATCAATTTCGGAGTAAGCTATCTCGCTGTACTGCGTGCTATGAATTCAGATTATGTAGACAAGAAGGTAGTCAATTCATTAAAAATGAAGAAAAAATCCGAAAAGGCAGAAGTTTAA
- a CDS encoding GNAT family N-acetyltransferase, producing MITINIYNPKNLTEKTEISALTAFLFEHLGQYGDPEKDIRKAIEYALGIENKPGGTIVTAVDQQTGKLKGVCVVNKTGMSGYIPENILVYIATDKESRGLGIGKNIMQKVIETTDGDIALHCESENPARNLYEKLGFKSKYLEMRLKK from the coding sequence ATGATAACAATTAATATATACAACCCAAAAAATTTAACAGAAAAAACTGAAATTTCAGCATTAACAGCATTTCTATTCGAGCACCTCGGCCAGTACGGAGATCCTGAGAAAGATATCAGAAAAGCTATAGAATATGCTTTAGGTATTGAAAATAAACCCGGCGGAACAATTGTCACAGCGGTGGATCAGCAGACCGGAAAACTGAAGGGAGTCTGTGTTGTCAACAAAACCGGAATGAGCGGTTACATTCCTGAAAATATTCTGGTTTACATTGCTACAGACAAAGAATCCAGAGGACTGGGAATTGGAAAAAATATCATGCAGAAAGTTATTGAAACCACAGATGGAGATATCGCTCTTCACTGTGAAAGCGAAAATCCTGCCCGTAACCTTTATGAAAAACTTGGATTCAAAAGCAAATATCTTGAAATGCGATTAAAAAAATAA
- a CDS encoding universal stress protein, which produces MEKHTKIKTILVAIDFTQKTDSATILAVHMAKRHNARIILFHNVMNFFIIDRTGRQIVGEDTVTKQYAEAENSLEMIKNSLQQNYNDITFLKRIGTETITNSINNIVEEESVDIVITGTSGKQGLRELILGSSSYQILKGVNCSVLMMPEDSRQFKFERILVPVRVLEKLKEKMEISKLIAEKNKGFISLFGISGDENFTSIRKAFINIRESLKGSATEHYTSFTVSNDKAVEISKASKDAEFDLIILNYQDEESWKSFFSENFFKQIINNTSVPLLFFKDDDMPAQDPEPAGYDITLPFPG; this is translated from the coding sequence ATGGAAAAACACACCAAAATAAAAACAATCTTAGTTGCTATTGATTTTACCCAAAAAACAGATAGCGCAACAATTCTTGCCGTACATATGGCAAAAAGACATAATGCAAGAATCATCCTGTTCCATAATGTAATGAATTTTTTTATCATTGACCGGACAGGCAGGCAGATCGTAGGTGAAGATACAGTTACTAAACAATATGCTGAAGCAGAAAACAGTCTCGAAATGATTAAAAATTCTCTGCAGCAAAACTATAACGACATTACCTTTTTAAAAAGAATCGGGACAGAGACCATTACCAACAGCATCAATAATATTGTTGAGGAAGAATCTGTAGACATTGTCATTACTGGGACATCCGGAAAACAGGGATTGCGGGAGCTTATCCTTGGGTCGTCTTCTTATCAGATTCTTAAAGGAGTAAACTGTTCGGTTCTGATGATGCCGGAAGATTCCAGACAATTCAAATTTGAGAGAATCCTGGTTCCTGTACGTGTTCTTGAAAAACTTAAAGAAAAAATGGAAATCTCAAAACTTATAGCCGAAAAGAATAAAGGTTTTATCAGTCTTTTCGGAATTTCGGGAGATGAAAATTTTACCAGCATCCGAAAAGCTTTTATAAATATACGGGAATCTCTGAAAGGAAGTGCTACGGAACATTATACTTCATTTACTGTGAGCAATGATAAAGCCGTGGAAATATCCAAAGCTTCTAAAGATGCCGAATTTGATCTTATTATTCTGAATTATCAGGATGAAGAAAGCTGGAAATCATTCTTTTCTGAGAATTTTTTCAAGCAGATCATTAATAACACATCCGTTCCGTTGTTGTTTTTTAAAGATGATGACATGCCTGCCCAGGATCCGGAACCGGCGGGTTACGACATTACACTACCTTTTCCGGGATAA
- a CDS encoding DUF6876 family protein yields MKNYMQSANDYYRHFIQPRDFIEFQSGFFLSEGIFRISGETQCQWLLQIICFQQKASGVQLVEFWKLKRKEGLDYELQCKDSSGSILFENTFISPDFLFNEITIWKIGSYLILPGEYNEFVKLIKNDTANHTSKSMDDIKTKLN; encoded by the coding sequence ATGAAAAATTATATGCAATCGGCGAATGACTATTACCGTCATTTTATACAGCCAAGAGATTTTATTGAATTTCAATCCGGATTTTTTCTCTCTGAAGGGATTTTCAGAATATCCGGCGAAACACAATGCCAATGGCTTTTACAGATCATCTGTTTTCAGCAGAAAGCATCTGGTGTACAATTGGTGGAGTTCTGGAAGCTGAAGAGAAAAGAAGGGTTAGATTATGAGCTCCAATGCAAAGACAGTTCAGGAAGTATTCTTTTTGAAAATACTTTTATATCACCGGATTTTTTATTTAATGAAATCACGATATGGAAAATTGGCAGCTACCTCATCTTGCCGGGAGAATATAATGAATTTGTAAAGCTTATCAAAAATGATACAGCCAATCATACTTCTAAAAGTATGGATGATATTAAAACAAAATTGAACTAA
- a CDS encoding DUF6876 family protein — protein MSIKRNKKRNSVNTLYDSYTSTEELFEFKEGYKLTKGIVDVSNEEDCSWLLEIILEEQPKINCETQHWHFKRVEGNVFRLYCTDEDGIILTEKNDISIPFYFDDLFLLVKKNLLCLPIESKMYA, from the coding sequence ATGAGTATTAAAAGAAACAAAAAAAGAAATTCCGTAAACACGCTTTACGACTCTTACACATCAACAGAAGAACTGTTTGAATTTAAAGAAGGTTATAAATTAACCAAAGGAATTGTGGATGTTTCCAACGAAGAAGATTGCAGCTGGTTGCTGGAGATCATTCTGGAAGAACAGCCAAAAATCAACTGTGAAACACAGCACTGGCATTTTAAAAGAGTAGAAGGAAACGTTTTCAGGCTTTACTGTACCGATGAGGACGGAATAATTCTTACAGAAAAAAATGACATTTCTATTCCTTTTTATTTTGATGACCTCTTCCTGCTGGTAAAGAAAAACCTTCTTTGTCTGCCGATTGAATCAAAAATGTATGCGTAA
- a CDS encoding DUF4249 domain-containing protein, with the protein MKKIFLIIAALTITVSCEKEIDLDLENQSGKIVIEGNITDKAGPYIVKITKSVSFTSLNEYPAVEGAQVTLKDDAGHSEILQYIGGGNYRTSAITGEPGRTYTLTVKAEGNEYVAQSTMPQPVAFEGLMQDSFVVAGETSYTLLPVFTDPPALGNRYLFSFTVNNNPKKFFSEFSDNVNNGMLNQRPLLLPNDDSDPGDIKVVPGDIIYVEMQCIDNQVYTFYSALLQLSGSGPGGGITPANPPSNISNGALGYFSAHTSEKLSAVIQ; encoded by the coding sequence ATGAAAAAAATATTTTTAATCATAGCAGCACTTACAATAACCGTTTCATGTGAAAAAGAAATTGATCTTGATCTCGAAAATCAAAGCGGAAAAATTGTAATTGAAGGTAATATTACGGATAAAGCAGGTCCTTATATTGTAAAAATAACAAAATCGGTTTCTTTTACCTCTCTCAATGAGTATCCTGCCGTAGAAGGTGCGCAGGTAACCCTGAAAGACGATGCGGGACATTCTGAAATACTGCAGTACATAGGCGGCGGAAACTATCGGACCTCGGCGATCACCGGTGAGCCGGGAAGAACGTATACCCTGACAGTAAAAGCTGAAGGTAATGAATATGTTGCGCAGAGTACCATGCCCCAGCCGGTTGCTTTTGAAGGTCTTATGCAGGATTCTTTTGTAGTGGCGGGCGAAACAAGCTATACACTTCTGCCTGTTTTCACGGATCCTCCTGCCTTAGGGAACCGTTACCTTTTCAGTTTCACCGTAAACAATAATCCTAAAAAGTTTTTCTCGGAATTTTCAGACAATGTAAATAATGGTATGCTCAATCAAAGGCCATTGCTGCTTCCTAATGATGACAGTGATCCCGGAGATATAAAAGTTGTGCCCGGAGATATTATTTATGTTGAAATGCAGTGTATCGATAACCAGGTATATACCTTCTACTCTGCTCTTCTTCAGCTTTCCGGCAGTGGTCCCGGTGGCGGAATTACGCCGGCCAATCCGCCGAGTAACATCAGTAATGGCGCGCTGGGATATTTTTCCGCGCATACCTCAGAAAAGTTAAGTGCCGTTATTCAATAA